In Xiphophorus hellerii strain 12219 chromosome 4, Xiphophorus_hellerii-4.1, whole genome shotgun sequence, a single genomic region encodes these proteins:
- the LOC116719188 gene encoding retinoblastoma-like protein 2 isoform X3, which produces MATAPGPNVEKPGPGPSDRLITLFRTCSRDPTQGIKIRLKDMLQEFLQHCKDDQHDNAKRELEEKCFSNATEHYYIILENLTGIQVRLKSGVGVIACFLEDDLWHRCLVACCLQIVLKLTFRVSDVTLLLKVFKLDSYLFLKVHNQFLLRFWKGKFMELIRHFKPIGTSVLESSVWASHCRLWEKIKDNEGFPPFKHQLTSPTNVEGQPESNPQEEAASSTTSDHQHCSSAVSRPKGQPFLHQFARMVYSEMGERLREMCLKLHVSDELMSKMWTCLENSLAQHTSLMKDGHLDHLLISAIYVISKATKYKLTFEEIVAALSPQTFLYRSMTEPYTNESVSKEMLNSESPLENLPKEMMDLGTHRAAFPTPEENSVEDKRGSLINFYHLYSIKLQPFVEKFAQTYGGETPPISPLPPPPSRKSYHPTKGVNFTVSPLNRQDVPQHTPKYTYEIGKSSREDLCKINNGTRKRALSFKTEEEDGPSSKQSCLKNPSALQSRLINLQKDRSAAQNQNNQNHPDDTCCKTQ; this is translated from the exons ATGGCAACCGCTCCTGGACCTAACGTAGAAAAGCCGGGGCCCGGCCCCAGTGACCGTCTGATCACTCTATTCAG GACCTGCTCCAGAGATCCCACACAGGGAATAAAAATTAGACTGAAAGACATGCTGCAAGAGTTTCTGCAGCACTGCAAGGATGATCAACATGACAACGCTAAAAGAG AGCTGGAGGAAAAGTGCTTCTCAAATGCCACAGAACACTACTACATCATCTTAGAAAATCTCACTGGCATTCAGGTTAGATTAAAGTCTGGTGTCGGTGTCATCGCT TGCTTCTTGGAGGATGACCTTTGGCACCGCTGCCTGGTGGCCTGTTGCTTGCAGATCGTCCTGAAATTAACCTTTCGAGTCAGTGACGTCACTTTGCTCCTCAAAGTTTTCAAACTGGATTCCTACCTTTTCTTAAAG GTACATAACCAGTTCCTATTAAGATTCTGGAAGGGAAAATTTATGGAATTGATCAGACACTTTAAGCCAATTGGAACAAGTGTTTTAGAGAGCTCTGTTTGGGCCAGCCACTGTCGTCTGTGGGAGAAAATCAAAGACAATGAAGGATTTCCACCTTTCAAACACCAG CTGACTTCCCCAACAAATGTCGAAGGTCAGCCGGAATCTAACCCACAAGAAG AAGCAGCATCTTCCACGACCTCAGACCACCAGCATTGCTCCTCAGCTGTAAGCAGACCCAAGGGGCAACCTTTCCTTCACCAGTTTGCTAGGATG GTTTACAGTGAGATGGGAGAGCGTCTGAGGGAAATGTGTTTGAAACTACACGTCTCTGATGAGTTGATGTCAAAGATGTGGACCTGTTTGGAGAATTCCCTGGCCCAGCACACTTCCCTCATGAAAGACGGTCACCTGGACCACCTGCTCATTAGCGCCATCTACGTCATATCAAAG GCTACCAAGTACAAGCTAACGTTTGAGGAGATAGTAGCCGCTCTATCTCCTCAGACATTTCTCTATCGATCTATGACAGAGCCATATACCAATGAAAGT GTTTCCAAAGAGATGCTGAACTCAGAGTCACCTTTGGAAAATCTTCCCAAAGAGATGATGG ATCTTGGAACCCATAGAGCTGCTTTTCCGACACCAGAAGAAAACTCAGTGGAGGATAAGAGAGGCAGCCTCATCAATTTCTACCACCTCTACAGCATAAAACTGCAGCCGTTTGTGGAGAAGTTTGCCCAAACTTATGGG GGAGAGACTCCTCCCATATCTCCATTGCCGCCACCTCCGTCGAGAAAAAGTTATCACCCAACAAAGGGTGTTAACTTCACCGTCTCACCGTTAAACAGACAAGATGTCCCTCAACATACTCCCAAATACACCTATGAAATTGGCAAAAGCTCTAGAGAG GACCTGTGTAAGATCAACAATGGAACCAGAAAACGTGCGCTGTCGTTtaaaacagaggaagaagaTGGGCCTTCATCCAAGCAAAGTTGCTTGAAAAATCCATCAGCTCTGCAGAGTCGACTCATAAATCTGCAAAAAGATCGGTCAGCggcacagaaccagaacaaccaGAACCACCCTGACGATACATGCTGTAAAACGCAATAA
- the LOC116719188 gene encoding retinoblastoma-like protein 2 isoform X2, which yields MATAPGPNVEKPGPGPSDRLITLFRTCSRDPTQGIKIRLKDMLQEFLQHCKDDQHDNAKRELEEKCFSNATEHYYIILENLTGIQVRLKSGVGVIACFLEDDLWHRCLVACCLQIVLKLTFRVSDVTLLLKVFKLDSYLFLKVHNQFLLRFWKGKFMELIRHFKPIGTSVLESSVWASHCRLWEKIKDNEGFPPFKHQLTSPTNVEGQPESNPQEAEAASSTTSDHQHCSSAVSRPKGQPFLHQFARMVYSEMGERLREMCLKLHVSDELMSKMWTCLENSLAQHTSLMKDGHLDHLLISAIYVISKATKYKLTFEEIVAALSPQTFLYRSMTEPYTNESVSKEMLNSESPLENLPKEMMDLGTHRAAFPTPEENSVEDKRGSLINFYHLYSIKLQPFVEKFAQTYGGETPPISPLPPPPSRKSYHPTKGVNFTVSPLNRQDVPQHTPKYTYEIGKSSREDLCKINNGTRKRALSFKTEEEDGPSSKQSCLKNPSALQSRLINLQKDRSAAQNQNNQNHPDDTCCKTQ from the exons ATGGCAACCGCTCCTGGACCTAACGTAGAAAAGCCGGGGCCCGGCCCCAGTGACCGTCTGATCACTCTATTCAG GACCTGCTCCAGAGATCCCACACAGGGAATAAAAATTAGACTGAAAGACATGCTGCAAGAGTTTCTGCAGCACTGCAAGGATGATCAACATGACAACGCTAAAAGAG AGCTGGAGGAAAAGTGCTTCTCAAATGCCACAGAACACTACTACATCATCTTAGAAAATCTCACTGGCATTCAGGTTAGATTAAAGTCTGGTGTCGGTGTCATCGCT TGCTTCTTGGAGGATGACCTTTGGCACCGCTGCCTGGTGGCCTGTTGCTTGCAGATCGTCCTGAAATTAACCTTTCGAGTCAGTGACGTCACTTTGCTCCTCAAAGTTTTCAAACTGGATTCCTACCTTTTCTTAAAG GTACATAACCAGTTCCTATTAAGATTCTGGAAGGGAAAATTTATGGAATTGATCAGACACTTTAAGCCAATTGGAACAAGTGTTTTAGAGAGCTCTGTTTGGGCCAGCCACTGTCGTCTGTGGGAGAAAATCAAAGACAATGAAGGATTTCCACCTTTCAAACACCAG CTGACTTCCCCAACAAATGTCGAAGGTCAGCCGGAATCTAACCCACAAGAAG CAGAAGCAGCATCTTCCACGACCTCAGACCACCAGCATTGCTCCTCAGCTGTAAGCAGACCCAAGGGGCAACCTTTCCTTCACCAGTTTGCTAGGATG GTTTACAGTGAGATGGGAGAGCGTCTGAGGGAAATGTGTTTGAAACTACACGTCTCTGATGAGTTGATGTCAAAGATGTGGACCTGTTTGGAGAATTCCCTGGCCCAGCACACTTCCCTCATGAAAGACGGTCACCTGGACCACCTGCTCATTAGCGCCATCTACGTCATATCAAAG GCTACCAAGTACAAGCTAACGTTTGAGGAGATAGTAGCCGCTCTATCTCCTCAGACATTTCTCTATCGATCTATGACAGAGCCATATACCAATGAAAGT GTTTCCAAAGAGATGCTGAACTCAGAGTCACCTTTGGAAAATCTTCCCAAAGAGATGATGG ATCTTGGAACCCATAGAGCTGCTTTTCCGACACCAGAAGAAAACTCAGTGGAGGATAAGAGAGGCAGCCTCATCAATTTCTACCACCTCTACAGCATAAAACTGCAGCCGTTTGTGGAGAAGTTTGCCCAAACTTATGGG GGAGAGACTCCTCCCATATCTCCATTGCCGCCACCTCCGTCGAGAAAAAGTTATCACCCAACAAAGGGTGTTAACTTCACCGTCTCACCGTTAAACAGACAAGATGTCCCTCAACATACTCCCAAATACACCTATGAAATTGGCAAAAGCTCTAGAGAG GACCTGTGTAAGATCAACAATGGAACCAGAAAACGTGCGCTGTCGTTtaaaacagaggaagaagaTGGGCCTTCATCCAAGCAAAGTTGCTTGAAAAATCCATCAGCTCTGCAGAGTCGACTCATAAATCTGCAAAAAGATCGGTCAGCggcacagaaccagaacaaccaGAACCACCCTGACGATACATGCTGTAAAACGCAATAA
- the LOC116719188 gene encoding retinoblastoma-like protein 2 isoform X4, which produces MATAPGPNVEKPGPGPSDRLITLFRTCSRDPTQGIKIRLKDMLQEFLQHCKDDQHDNAKRELEEKCFSNATEHYYIILENLTGIQCFLEDDLWHRCLVACCLQIVLKLTFRVSDVTLLLKVFKLDSYLFLKVHNQFLLRFWKGKFMELIRHFKPIGTSVLESSVWASHCRLWEKIKDNEGFPPFKHQLTSPTNVEGQPESNPQEVVCLLAEAASSTTSDHQHCSSAVSRPKGQPFLHQFARMVYSEMGERLREMCLKLHVSDELMSKMWTCLENSLAQHTSLMKDGHLDHLLISAIYVISKATKYKLTFEEIVAALSPQTFLYRSMTEPYTNESVSKEMLNSESPLENLPKEMMDLGTHRAAFPTPEENSVEDKRGSLINFYHLYSIKLQPFVEKFAQTYGGETPPISPLPPPPSRKSYHPTKGVNFTVSPLNRQDVPQHTPKYTYEIGKSSREDLCKINNGTRKRALSFKTEEEDGPSSKQSCLKNPSALQSRLINLQKDRSAAQNQNNQNHPDDTCCKTQ; this is translated from the exons ATGGCAACCGCTCCTGGACCTAACGTAGAAAAGCCGGGGCCCGGCCCCAGTGACCGTCTGATCACTCTATTCAG GACCTGCTCCAGAGATCCCACACAGGGAATAAAAATTAGACTGAAAGACATGCTGCAAGAGTTTCTGCAGCACTGCAAGGATGATCAACATGACAACGCTAAAAGAG AGCTGGAGGAAAAGTGCTTCTCAAATGCCACAGAACACTACTACATCATCTTAGAAAATCTCACTGGCATTCAG TGCTTCTTGGAGGATGACCTTTGGCACCGCTGCCTGGTGGCCTGTTGCTTGCAGATCGTCCTGAAATTAACCTTTCGAGTCAGTGACGTCACTTTGCTCCTCAAAGTTTTCAAACTGGATTCCTACCTTTTCTTAAAG GTACATAACCAGTTCCTATTAAGATTCTGGAAGGGAAAATTTATGGAATTGATCAGACACTTTAAGCCAATTGGAACAAGTGTTTTAGAGAGCTCTGTTTGGGCCAGCCACTGTCGTCTGTGGGAGAAAATCAAAGACAATGAAGGATTTCCACCTTTCAAACACCAG CTGACTTCCCCAACAAATGTCGAAGGTCAGCCGGAATCTAACCCACAAGAAG TTGTGTGCTTACTAGCAGAAGCAGCATCTTCCACGACCTCAGACCACCAGCATTGCTCCTCAGCTGTAAGCAGACCCAAGGGGCAACCTTTCCTTCACCAGTTTGCTAGGATG GTTTACAGTGAGATGGGAGAGCGTCTGAGGGAAATGTGTTTGAAACTACACGTCTCTGATGAGTTGATGTCAAAGATGTGGACCTGTTTGGAGAATTCCCTGGCCCAGCACACTTCCCTCATGAAAGACGGTCACCTGGACCACCTGCTCATTAGCGCCATCTACGTCATATCAAAG GCTACCAAGTACAAGCTAACGTTTGAGGAGATAGTAGCCGCTCTATCTCCTCAGACATTTCTCTATCGATCTATGACAGAGCCATATACCAATGAAAGT GTTTCCAAAGAGATGCTGAACTCAGAGTCACCTTTGGAAAATCTTCCCAAAGAGATGATGG ATCTTGGAACCCATAGAGCTGCTTTTCCGACACCAGAAGAAAACTCAGTGGAGGATAAGAGAGGCAGCCTCATCAATTTCTACCACCTCTACAGCATAAAACTGCAGCCGTTTGTGGAGAAGTTTGCCCAAACTTATGGG GGAGAGACTCCTCCCATATCTCCATTGCCGCCACCTCCGTCGAGAAAAAGTTATCACCCAACAAAGGGTGTTAACTTCACCGTCTCACCGTTAAACAGACAAGATGTCCCTCAACATACTCCCAAATACACCTATGAAATTGGCAAAAGCTCTAGAGAG GACCTGTGTAAGATCAACAATGGAACCAGAAAACGTGCGCTGTCGTTtaaaacagaggaagaagaTGGGCCTTCATCCAAGCAAAGTTGCTTGAAAAATCCATCAGCTCTGCAGAGTCGACTCATAAATCTGCAAAAAGATCGGTCAGCggcacagaaccagaacaaccaGAACCACCCTGACGATACATGCTGTAAAACGCAATAA
- the LOC116719188 gene encoding retinoblastoma-like protein 2 isoform X1: MATAPGPNVEKPGPGPSDRLITLFRTCSRDPTQGIKIRLKDMLQEFLQHCKDDQHDNAKRELEEKCFSNATEHYYIILENLTGIQVRLKSGVGVIACFLEDDLWHRCLVACCLQIVLKLTFRVSDVTLLLKVFKLDSYLFLKVHNQFLLRFWKGKFMELIRHFKPIGTSVLESSVWASHCRLWEKIKDNEGFPPFKHQLTSPTNVEGQPESNPQEVVCLLAEAASSTTSDHQHCSSAVSRPKGQPFLHQFARMVYSEMGERLREMCLKLHVSDELMSKMWTCLENSLAQHTSLMKDGHLDHLLISAIYVISKATKYKLTFEEIVAALSPQTFLYRSMTEPYTNESVSKEMLNSESPLENLPKEMMDLGTHRAAFPTPEENSVEDKRGSLINFYHLYSIKLQPFVEKFAQTYGGETPPISPLPPPPSRKSYHPTKGVNFTVSPLNRQDVPQHTPKYTYEIGKSSREDLCKINNGTRKRALSFKTEEEDGPSSKQSCLKNPSALQSRLINLQKDRSAAQNQNNQNHPDDTCCKTQ; encoded by the exons ATGGCAACCGCTCCTGGACCTAACGTAGAAAAGCCGGGGCCCGGCCCCAGTGACCGTCTGATCACTCTATTCAG GACCTGCTCCAGAGATCCCACACAGGGAATAAAAATTAGACTGAAAGACATGCTGCAAGAGTTTCTGCAGCACTGCAAGGATGATCAACATGACAACGCTAAAAGAG AGCTGGAGGAAAAGTGCTTCTCAAATGCCACAGAACACTACTACATCATCTTAGAAAATCTCACTGGCATTCAGGTTAGATTAAAGTCTGGTGTCGGTGTCATCGCT TGCTTCTTGGAGGATGACCTTTGGCACCGCTGCCTGGTGGCCTGTTGCTTGCAGATCGTCCTGAAATTAACCTTTCGAGTCAGTGACGTCACTTTGCTCCTCAAAGTTTTCAAACTGGATTCCTACCTTTTCTTAAAG GTACATAACCAGTTCCTATTAAGATTCTGGAAGGGAAAATTTATGGAATTGATCAGACACTTTAAGCCAATTGGAACAAGTGTTTTAGAGAGCTCTGTTTGGGCCAGCCACTGTCGTCTGTGGGAGAAAATCAAAGACAATGAAGGATTTCCACCTTTCAAACACCAG CTGACTTCCCCAACAAATGTCGAAGGTCAGCCGGAATCTAACCCACAAGAAG TTGTGTGCTTACTAGCAGAAGCAGCATCTTCCACGACCTCAGACCACCAGCATTGCTCCTCAGCTGTAAGCAGACCCAAGGGGCAACCTTTCCTTCACCAGTTTGCTAGGATG GTTTACAGTGAGATGGGAGAGCGTCTGAGGGAAATGTGTTTGAAACTACACGTCTCTGATGAGTTGATGTCAAAGATGTGGACCTGTTTGGAGAATTCCCTGGCCCAGCACACTTCCCTCATGAAAGACGGTCACCTGGACCACCTGCTCATTAGCGCCATCTACGTCATATCAAAG GCTACCAAGTACAAGCTAACGTTTGAGGAGATAGTAGCCGCTCTATCTCCTCAGACATTTCTCTATCGATCTATGACAGAGCCATATACCAATGAAAGT GTTTCCAAAGAGATGCTGAACTCAGAGTCACCTTTGGAAAATCTTCCCAAAGAGATGATGG ATCTTGGAACCCATAGAGCTGCTTTTCCGACACCAGAAGAAAACTCAGTGGAGGATAAGAGAGGCAGCCTCATCAATTTCTACCACCTCTACAGCATAAAACTGCAGCCGTTTGTGGAGAAGTTTGCCCAAACTTATGGG GGAGAGACTCCTCCCATATCTCCATTGCCGCCACCTCCGTCGAGAAAAAGTTATCACCCAACAAAGGGTGTTAACTTCACCGTCTCACCGTTAAACAGACAAGATGTCCCTCAACATACTCCCAAATACACCTATGAAATTGGCAAAAGCTCTAGAGAG GACCTGTGTAAGATCAACAATGGAACCAGAAAACGTGCGCTGTCGTTtaaaacagaggaagaagaTGGGCCTTCATCCAAGCAAAGTTGCTTGAAAAATCCATCAGCTCTGCAGAGTCGACTCATAAATCTGCAAAAAGATCGGTCAGCggcacagaaccagaacaaccaGAACCACCCTGACGATACATGCTGTAAAACGCAATAA